Proteins from a genomic interval of Poecile atricapillus isolate bPoeAtr1 chromosome 1, bPoeAtr1.hap1, whole genome shotgun sequence:
- the PHF11 gene encoding PHD finger protein 11 isoform X2, giving the protein MAKMVRRRCAFCSEGEAGSVMYIATERDIAAHQDCLLFSSGFVESEDHNPENLEIRFDVSSVLKELRRGKRLVCNFCRKKGATVGCEERTCRRSYHFFCALCDDAAVETDQVNGIYRVFCPKHDPGNRTNHYDAANKKRRRTLTSPTITEEMSTEETAEENHLRILKRKNNRHKVRTDFVRKCKQAGLLDDIFEEMLDTLHLAQEKLMDDNTSETEYEETVMALFDCGLFENILTNIHSGKWKQQREAEMQSSRALQIRNRRKNPETSGKQKKTGSQD; this is encoded by the exons ATGGCGAAGATGGTGAGAAGAAGATGTGCATTTTGTTCAGAAGGGGAGGCCGGCTCTGTGATGTATATCGCCACAGAGAGAGATATTGCAGCTCATCAGGATTGTCTG TTATTTTCCTCAGGATTTGTGGAATCTGAAGATCATAACCCAGAAAATCTGGAAATAAGGTTTGATGTGTCATCGGTGTTAAAAGAGCTCAGGAGAGGAAAGCGGCTG GTGTGCAACTTCTGCCGCAAGAAGGGGGCCACGGTGGGCTGTGAGGAGCGCACGTGCCGCAGGAGCTACCACTTCTTCTGCGCGCTCTGCGATGACGCAGCCGTGGAGACCGACCAGGTCAACGGCATCTACCG AGTGTTCTGCCCAAAACATGACCCAGGGAATAGGACCAATCACTATG ATGCAGCAAATAAGAAAAGAAGACGTACATTGACATCTCCCACCATCACAGAAGAAATG AGTACAGAAGagacagcagaagaaaaccatTTACGAATACTAAAACGAAAGAACAACAGACATAAAG TTCGAACAGACTTTGTTAGGAAGTGCAAACAAGCTGGGCTTCTGGATGACATATTTGAAGAAATGCTGGACACACTTCACCTGGCTCAGGAAAAACTGATGGATGACAACACTTCAGAAACAG AGTATGAAGAGACAGTGATGGCACTGTTTGACTGTGGACTGTTTGAAAATATACTGACAAATATTCATTCAG ggaaatggaagcagcagagggAAGCAGAAATGCAGTCAAGCAGGGCTTTGCAAATAAG gaacagaagaaaaaatccagaaacttctggaaaacagaaaaagactgGATCACAAGATTGA
- the PHF11 gene encoding PHD finger protein 11 isoform X1, whose translation MAKMVRRRCAFCSEGEAGSVMYIATERDIAAHQDCLLFSSGFVESEDHNPENLEIRFDVSSVLKELRRGKRLVCNFCRKKGATVGCEERTCRRSYHFFCALCDDAAVETDQVNGIYRVFCPKHDPGNRTNHYDAANKKRRRTLTSPTITEEMSTEETAEENHLRILKRKNNRHKVRTDFVRKCKQAGLLDDIFEEMLDTLHLAQEKLMDDNTSETEYEETVMALFDCGLFENILTNIHSGTEEKIQKLLENRKRLDHKIELLQDVKEVILPTPENTASTSSTMSE comes from the exons ATGGCGAAGATGGTGAGAAGAAGATGTGCATTTTGTTCAGAAGGGGAGGCCGGCTCTGTGATGTATATCGCCACAGAGAGAGATATTGCAGCTCATCAGGATTGTCTG TTATTTTCCTCAGGATTTGTGGAATCTGAAGATCATAACCCAGAAAATCTGGAAATAAGGTTTGATGTGTCATCGGTGTTAAAAGAGCTCAGGAGAGGAAAGCGGCTG GTGTGCAACTTCTGCCGCAAGAAGGGGGCCACGGTGGGCTGTGAGGAGCGCACGTGCCGCAGGAGCTACCACTTCTTCTGCGCGCTCTGCGATGACGCAGCCGTGGAGACCGACCAGGTCAACGGCATCTACCG AGTGTTCTGCCCAAAACATGACCCAGGGAATAGGACCAATCACTATG ATGCAGCAAATAAGAAAAGAAGACGTACATTGACATCTCCCACCATCACAGAAGAAATG AGTACAGAAGagacagcagaagaaaaccatTTACGAATACTAAAACGAAAGAACAACAGACATAAAG TTCGAACAGACTTTGTTAGGAAGTGCAAACAAGCTGGGCTTCTGGATGACATATTTGAAGAAATGCTGGACACACTTCACCTGGCTCAGGAAAAACTGATGGATGACAACACTTCAGAAACAG AGTATGAAGAGACAGTGATGGCACTGTTTGACTGTGGACTGTTTGAAAATATACTGACAAATATTCATTCAG gaacagaagaaaaaatccagaaacttctggaaaacagaaaaagactgGATCACAAGATTGAGCTACTGCAGGATGTAAAAGAAGTCATCCTTCCTACTCCAGAGAACACAGCCAGTACATCAAGTACGATGTCTGAATAA
- the RCBTB1 gene encoding RCC1 and BTB domain-containing protein 1, producing MTQSSIMVDVGKWPIFTLLSPQEIASIRKACVFGTSANEAIYITHNDEVFVFGLNCSNCLGTGDNQSTIVPKKLEALCGKKISSLSYGSGPHVVLCTEDGEVYAWGHNGYSQLGNGTTNQGITPVQVCTNLLIKKVVEVACGSHHSMALSMDGDLYAWGYNNCGQVGSGSTANQPTPRRVSNCLQGKIVVGIACGQTSSMAVVNNGEVYGWGYNGNGQLGLGNNGNQLTPCRVAALHSVCVLQIACGYAHTLALTDEGLLYAWGANTYGQLGTGNKSNQLSPVQIMMEKERVVEIAACHSAHTSAAKTQSGQVYMWGQCRGQSVTFPHLTHFACTDDVFACFATPAVMWRLLSVEHEDFLTVAESLKKEFDSPETSDLKFRVDGKYIHVHKAVLKIRCEHFRTMFQSYWNEDMKEVIEIDQFSYPVYRAFLEYLYTDSVDLPPEDAIGLLDLATSYCENRLKKLCQHIIKRGITVENAFSLLSAAVRYDAEDLEEFCFKFCVNHLTEVTQTTAFWQMDGPLLKEFIAKASKCGAFKN from the exons ATGACACAAAGCAGCATCATGGTGGATGTAGGCAAGTGGCCAATATTTACCTTACTGTCCCCCCAAGAAATTGCTTCCATTCGGAAAGCGTGTGTGTTTGGAACGTCGGCCAATGAAGCCATTTACATCACGCACAACGACGAG gtaTTTGTTTTTGGACTGAATTGCAGTAATTGTTTGGGAACTGGAGATAATCAGAGCACAATAGTACCAAAGAAATTAGAAGCCTTATGTGGAAAGAAGATCTCCAGTCTCAGTTATGGAAGTGGACCCCATGTTGTTCTTTGTACTGAAG atGGTGAAGTGTATGCTTGGGGACATAATGGTTACAGCCAGCTTGGAAATGGCACAACCAATCAGGGCATTACTCCTGTTCAAGTTTGCACAAATCTGTTAATAAAGAAAGTGGTGGAAGTAGCTTGTGGATCTCATCATTCCATGGCACTCTCAATGGATGGGGAT CTGTATGCTTGGGGCTACAATAACTGTGGTCAAGTTGGATCCGGATCTACAGCCAACCAGCCAACTCCTCGCAGAGTTTCCAACTGCTTGCAGGGTAAAATTGTGGTTGGCATTGCTTGTGGCCAGACCTCCTCCATGGCTGTAGTAAACAATGGTGAg GTTTATGGCTGGGGTTACAATGGCAATGGTCAGCTTGGCCTGGGGAACAACGGGAACCAGCTGACGCCGTGCAGAGTGGCAGCGCTGCACAGCGTCTGTGTGCTCCAG ATTGCCTGTGGCTATGCGCACACTCTAGCACTAACAGATGAGGGCTTGCTCTATGCCTGGGGAGCTAACACTTATGGGCAGCTGGGGACTGGCAATAAAAGTAACCAGCTCAGCCCCGTGCAGATCATGATGGAGAAAGAAAG GGTAGTGGAGATCGCTGCCTGCCACTCTGCGCACACGTCGGCGGCCAAGACCCAGAGTGGCCAGGTGTACATGTGGGGCCAGTGCCGGGGGCAGTCCGTGACCTTCCCCCACCTCACCCACTTTGCCTGCACTGACGATGTGTTCGCCTGCTTCGCCACCCCTGCTGTCATGTGGCGCCTGCTCTCCGTAG AGCATGAAGACTTTTTAACAGTAGCAGAGTCTCTGAAGAAGGAGTTTGACAGCCCAGAAACCTCAGACCTGAAGTTCCGTGTGGATGGAAAGTACATCCATGTCCACAAAGCTGTTCTAAAAATCAG GTGTGAACATTTCAGAACCATGTTCCAGTCATACTGGAATGAGGATATGAAGGAGGTGATAGAAATAGACCAGTTTTCCTACCCTGTGTATCGTGCCTTTCTCGAGTACTTGTACACGGACAGCGTTGACCTCCCGCCTGAAGATGCAATAG GGCTTTTGGATTTGGCTACTTCATACTGTGAGAACAGACTGAAAAAACTGTGTCAGCACATTATCAAGAGAGGAATTACTgtggaaaatgcattttcattgctctctgctgctgtcagaTATGATGCAGAG gACTTAGAGGAATTCTGCTTTAAGTTTTGTGTCAATCATTTGACGGAAGTGACACAAACTACAGCATTTTGGCAAATGGATGGTCCCCTGCTAAAGGAATTCATTGCTAAAGCCAGTAAATGTGGAGCCTTTAAGAACTGA